Within Triticum dicoccoides isolate Atlit2015 ecotype Zavitan chromosome 1B, WEW_v2.0, whole genome shotgun sequence, the genomic segment CCACCCACTTGAGTATTGTAATGCCGCGAGAGTAGATATTTATCTCCCGCTTTGCAGTCGTTTGTCTTAAACCTTCTCAATGAAAATGgtaaatcttttgccttgtttcaaaaaaaaaaaatcttgcCGCAGAAAGTCCACATTTCCTCTTCGCTGCGTCTCTCGTCATTGCTGATGCCTAATGGCGTTGGAATCCGCAATGGCGCCTGGGCCATGTTTCATCTTGCCGTTGCGTGTTCCATGAACATGAAAAGTGCAATCGATCGAGGATGATTAGGACATGTTTAGTCACAGAACAAACAAGACAAGGCCGAACAGTGATCCCTGATTGATTTCTAGTACACGCTCTTGCCTTAGACGGACTGGTTACCGATCAGATGGTCGTCTCATCCGTTCAGCTCTGTGTCGCCGGACTCCTCGCCGCGCAGCATCACAACCGCGTACGCCTTCCATGCTGCAGGCCGTGCCTAGCCGCCGTCCGGGAGGGCGAGGCCGTCCCGTCGCGCTGGATGAAGCCGCACCGCGCCTCGCACCAGTCCGCTCCGCCGACGCCAAACGGAGAACCGCGCCAGGATGCTGCGGTCGCGGCCGCTGCTTCGCCTCGTGCAGAAgttcgcatcctcgtcgtcgttgctAGAGAGCCGGGCGTGTGGGTAACCACCGTCTTCGTGGGATGGCGGACGTGGATTTATCCTAACTGGTTGTGCGCGCAACCCATATCTCCCTCACTcatctttcatgcatgtcacatcAACTACATGTTGCCATGCACGAATTGATTGTAGACTGGCACCACCATCTAGGACAGGAATCTCTCTCCTAGGCACTAGTACTTGATCATGCATCATTAAAAAAGGGTTAATAGATGATCTTAAACGTGTTTAATTAAATGGGCTGAACTGTGGTCAATTCTTCTTAAATAATAATGTGAAATATACTGTTGTTAATTAACTACTTCATAGTTCCAAAGAAAACATATGGATGTACCGAAGTTTATGGGGAAAATCCAATGAACTTTACGGTTATAATCCGCGAGCTTTATGGAAAAAATCCAATGAACTTTAATGTTATAATCAGCGAACTTTATGGGAAAAACAATGAACTTTGCATTTACCTAGCTCGCATTTTGTATGAAAATTCTAAAGAACGTTGTTGtataatttaataaactttatggtTGAATGTGCTGGACATTTTTGCCAATTAAGTTTTTTTATGAAATATTTCATTTACCTAGCTAGCACTTTGTATGGAAATTCTGAAGAACTTTGTGGTTTAATTCAATAAACTTTTTGTCTCTGTCATGTGTTTGATATATAGTAATTTCCATCCCCAAAGTTAAATATGTTGATATTGGGCTCGTTTCGAAGAGCTCACAGTAGAAAAGTCAAATAAATAAAGAAATTTAATTTTTCACCAAAGCAATTAAAAGATATGGTGATATATTTGTTTGTAGTGCAATTTTGCTTTGAAGAGCAGATAACATAGGCACATGCCGCTTCTGCTAGCtgtattagggcatctccagccggccCCCCAAGACACCCCCCAAGAGGCCTTTTTTGGCGCCGGTGGTAAAAAATCGTTCCAGCCACGGCCCCAACATCTCATTTTTCGCCGGATTAACCCAAAAACTCAGCCGGCGACCGCAGGTGAAACCCAGCCCACCGGGAGTCACTTGGGGGCGGAGAGAGAAGACTTTACATGCAATTGGTCCACAGTCAGCCTcccaccccctctctctcctttttctccaGGTCCCACCCTCACGTGCTCGCCTTCCCTCTCCCCATGACGCGCCTGCCTCCCCGCCTGCTCGACGTGCTCCCCCTGCGTGTTGTGGCCGCCCTCAACGGAGCAGAGTGGAGCTCGTGGCCAGGCATGGACGGGGCAAGGGCGATGGCCTCCGGGGAGGCCACGAGCAACTCCGAGGCCATGCGGGGCGGAGCATGGCCGGCGAGTTCACGGTCGGGCGAAGCGTGGCAGGGGCGGAGCGACTACAGCAAGAGCTGGCGTGCTCTGGGTCGCGTCCCGGCTCCCCGTGGCCTCCCACAAGTACGAGCTGGTGCGGGGGCTCACGGAGCTGGTGCGGCCGAGAAGCTCGCAGCCGAGCTCCTGTGGCTCGGGCAGAAGTGGCCGGCAGCAGAGCGTGTCGCGGCCGGCGGGGCATGCCTGGGCTAGCGGGGCGCGCGAGGAGTGGTGGGGCATCTTCACGCCGGACCAGTGCTCCGGGATCAACCGCTTCGTCGCGCTCTTCGTCGTGCCGCTGCTCTCCTTCCACCACGTCGCGCCATCGCCGTGCCGCTGCACTCCACGCTCCAGCACCACGCCGCGCCCCAGCAACCTCACCAACACCGGCCGGACAGGCGCAGGGCGCGCAGTCGCAGCCGAGGCTGCGGTCCGACCGCCTTGCGGAGCTGCTCAGGGCGAAGCCGTCCGAGTGCGGCGACGACGAGGGCGAGGCGGACGCGGCCGTGCGTGGCTGGGCATGGTGCACCACGGGCAGCAGCAGCCTCGACGGGTTGGCCAAGTGCGTGACGAGGAGGAGTCCGTCGACGTGCTGTGGAGCCGGAGAGCACGTAGCGGGAGCGGCCGGCGTGGTGCGCCTCGAGGTGCAGCTgggaggaggccggccgcggcAGCCAGCCGTCGCCGTGCATGACGAGATGCAGTCTGCGCGGCGCGGGGAGAACGTCGGCGCGGCGCCGGGGGGTGCGCCGAGCTCGAGCAGCGCGTCACCGGCGGCGGAAGACGAAGACGCGGCCGAGGGAGTCACCCGGTCGGCTGGGGTCGTCGCCgacgagctcgagctcgtgcggcCCGGCAGTGCCCACAACATGTTTGTTGTAATgacaaaatgaaaaagaaaaaataagacaCAACCTGAGGGGCACAACGGCTGGAAAATTTTTGCACCCAAAGACAAAATTAGCGCCGGGGCCTCCCCAGGAGGCCGAAAAAACGTCTCCTGGGGGgcacaacggctggagatgcccttagcgtcAGGCATGCATTTGATCCATCATTTCAACAGTAGGCCTAGGGAATCTAGCAAAGAGACGTGAGAAACGAGAAATGGATTGGGACCTGCTGGGCCTGGGTGCGCTGATCCACATGATTCAGCGACGGCGACGATTCGCGTTGCGCGTGCAGTAGGTTAGGATTCGCCATATTCGCTTTTCCTCTCTCAGCGGAGAGCCAAGTGCTGATAACGTGGAAAGAAACTAATGCAATGAACAGTAATCCTCTCTCATTATTGATGATGATTGTACAATATATACCCCTGAGGGGATGTATCCAAAGGACACATCGGTTAGAGGAGATGGGAAGAAGAGACCCGACGATTGGCAAATAACAACTGCCCGTCGGTTTACAAATGGAAAGAGATTATCCTTAATTAATCATACTTATTAATTAATTCCTAACAGTCGCGAAGGCCTTTGCACTTGCGGTTGAAACTACAGTATGCCGCACGTACCACGACGGGAAAGGATGTTATGTGTCTGTACTGTACGCGAACATGCAGCTGCACCACGACAACCGTGTGGTTTAGCTTGACGTGCCACCATCGCACCACGCCGACCCACCTAACGACCGCACTCGGTCGAACGAACCACAGCCACAACGCGCGTGCACCCGCGTAACCGACCTATCTATCTATAGCTTCGCCCGGTCGCTTGCATTTCAAGGTATGGCGCGGGCCAAACATGCACGCAAGCTGGAGCGCACCTTGCATGACTGCTGTTGATTGCGAGTGTGAGTGAGTTCGGCACCGTTTCTTTGGGGTTCAGCGTGCATGGGCCTACACAGTCCACCCCTTCTTTCCATTTCTCTCATTCTTGAAAATTTCGAGTGTGCTTAAAGCACGAAAGGTGATTCGTCGCGACGCCGCGTGCAAAGAGACTGCGGCGGGAATATGGTTCTCTTTGTCTAGTCCCCGTCCCGACGGTGCGTCTAGCTTCATCAAAGGACGTGCGTGGAGGTGTGCCTCTAGCGGGTCTTATAAGATTTTGTAGGAGTGAGCCGAATGCACGGTGCCGTTATCGCCCCTCCTTCACTGAAGGCGAAGCATGACGACTTTCTACTACAATAAGTCTTTCGCGGATCTGGTGAAGGAGGGGCAATGACAGCGGCGCACTATTGGCTCAGTCCTATGCTTGTAGTCATGGCCTATGGACTAGAATataacttttatttttatttttgatgtTCTCTGTACTAACATGACACATGATGATACTCCATTCacttctaaatataagttttttttagaGAATTTAGTACAAACTATATATGAATCTATATACCTATTTTAgaatgtaaattcactcattttactccgtatatagtctatattgaaatctctaaaatggcatatatttaggaacaaaagGAGTAGATCAGAAGTTTTCGGAAGAAAAGAAAATCTGTAACATCACACACAAACCTGTTNNNNNNNNNNNNNNNNNNNNNNNNNNNNNNNNNNNNNNNNNNNNNNNNNNNNNNNNNNNNNNNNNNNNNNNNNNNNNNNNNNNNNNNNNNNNNNNNNNNNNNNNNNNNNNNNNNNNNNNNNNNNNNNNNNNNNNNNNNNNNNNNNNNNNNNNNNNNNNNNNNNNNNNNNNNNNNNNNNNNNNNNNNNNNNNNNNNAGAAACTACACCGACCTGTTTCTTTCTCTAATAAGTGTCAAAGAAGGCAACATACAGCACTAACACTAGTACTGTGCTTTCCCCTGGTCCTGGTTTCACACGTATCCCGCGCGTCCAATTAATTCCATAAGTCTACGTGCGCAGTTCATGCACGATTGATCTCGAGCTACCAGGCCATGCACGATTTCGCCCTATAAATACGGCAGCTCTAGAGCACTCACAAACCAACCAAGTACCTGAACCGAGCTAGCAGCTGGCAAGCATCTCGAAGATGGCTACCACCAAGCATTTGGCCATTGCCGTTCTTGTCCTCCTTAGCATAGGCACGAGCACCAGCGCTCGAATCCTCCTGGGATACGGTCCTcgcggaggaggcggtggcggaggcagcggtggaggtggtggtgctGGCTATGGTGGATCAGGGTCTGGTTCTGGGTACGGCGAGGGTGGTGGAAGTGGAGGAGGTATTAGCGGTGGTGGATACGGCCATGgtggtggcggtggaggcggtggaggtGAGGGCGGAGGCGCCGGTTCTGGGTATGGGTCTGGGGAGGGCTCTGGGTACGGGAGCGGCGCCGGCGGGTACGGTGGCGGCAGTggcggaggaggcggtggcggccaaGGTGGCGGTGGTTCAGGCTATGGGCATGGGTCCGGTGAGGGTTCTGGCTATGGCGGTGGTGCTAGTGGTGGTGGTGGCcacggaggtggtggcggtggcggacaAGGTGGTGGGTCTGGCGGGTGCTCAGGCTACGGTTCCGGGTCTGGCAGTGGATATGGTGGAGcgtatggaggcggcggcggcggcggtggcggcggaggtggTCAAGGTGGAGGCTCTGGCTATGGCTCCGGGTCTGGCTCTGGATACGGTTATGGCTCCGGCGGTGGCTTCGGAAATGGACGCCACTGATCTCACTTTCATGGAAAGCTCAAGTATTCAAGAGTATATAGTTAAAATTCTTCCCGTGAGTGACAGTGATGAGCTTGTTGTTCACTGATCTACTACTACTGAAGATACAAGTTTGAGTGTAATATTGTACTCTGGTGGTGGTTTCTGCTTTACTTATTTGGTGAAGTCCAGTAAATAAGCGATCTTTACAAAGAGATCATCATACTCCTGTATCCATTAATTTCTACAACCcggatgattgacagatcatataaCATACAGTTCCTGAAGAAGGATCAGAGAAACCATTTGCTGAAATCTGTTTCTGAATATATGTTCTGCACATTTTGCAGTTGCCACACACAATTTGTTTACACATGGTTTCAGCCTATAAACCAGCGTGCCTGGATACTGAGACCTCTTTTTTTTGCCGGGCTTGATCTGGCACTTGTCAGCTCACTTTTGTGCAATTTAGAAGGTGGTTTAGTCTTTTAGTGCGACCCTAGACTCTGcagccttttcttttcttttaaaaaATGGAGGCAAAGGTTTTGCCTCGTCTCACTAATACATAAGGGGAGGCTAAGAAAGTTGGACGAGGTCCATTACGCCTCAACAAATGAATGAGAAAAAAGATTACTTTCACGGCATCAAAGAGCACAAATGTTTCGTCCCGCAAGAACCCAATTCCTTGCCTCCAATTTGGTGTTGTCGACCAGAATAGTAGGCATAGTGGACTTGTTTCGAAAAACACTTGCGTTTCTCTCATTCCACATCTCCATGTGACAAGCATGAGAAGCGATGAAATGGCCATCCTTCTATGTCCAAGCCGAAGAACTATCGTTGCCCACCAGGCCTGCAGTTTGAGTGTATGTGATTAATATTGTACTCTGGTGGTGGTTGCTGCTTTACTTATTTGGCGAAGTCCAGTAAATAAGCGATCTTTACAAAGAGAAACTGCATGCTCTGCTAGTGGTGAGGTAAACTACTTGAGAAGCTGAATTACCAAAACTCTTATTTCAAATGACAGTTGGACAATTAAATCCAGAATTCCTATGTTGGACCATCTGATCTCAGTTCCATTTTCAATATCAGCGGGACCTACAACCGATGCAGCAAATCTAAAACGTACACCACATACACGCGTTTTAAAAGCCGCCATCATCATCAAACCGCTGACCCATCTTCAAAAAAGATATCCGCATCATCCTTGCCAGTCCGGCCATCCGTCGATGCCACCACCACGCCCAATGGCACCACCTCCCTGCACGCAAACTGTTGAGCATGTCGCGGTCGCCGCCGGTACACAGCAGCACCATACCGCTACCACGATCCGACACAACTTGAAGTCTCTAGAAAATCTGTTGTGTGTAGCACCTCCGAACAGGCATGGCACAGCGtaccacctgtcggtcaggcatgacttgacatatcCACCGAAGCTCTATGCAAGACGAAGTCGCTCCACCTCCCGCTTGTGTCTTCCTgtcctgctccacaaacgatgctcccaacagAAATGACACCACAGTACCACTATCGTCCGATCTGGAAGATCAGATCCTAGGGTTATCCCCGGAGCAgtacgagtgggtcgacagtagttacacgatGATGCTTTCATGAAGGTAATGGCGCAGAACGCTGCCATTGCCCATCGGCGGCTCTGTCTTCACCAGCAACTATGTCTCCCCGACTCACAGCTGGGACTAGATGaggatctcgagatccgatcacccagcctcaggccgaccatCTCCAGCATAGGAGATGACTATCACCGTCGGCTGCACCGGCCAGAACAGATCTGATCGGAGGTGCCATTGACCTGTCCACAATGCCCTCCACGCCGTTGTCGCCGATCCAAAGCCAAATGGCGCGTCGCCGCCGTCCGAGCAGGGCCGGCTGCCACGCCTGCAGCCCACGCCGCGACTCACGACTGGGTCGTCCGCCACGCTTGCAGCCGCCGCCCGAGGCAGGACCGACTACAATGCCGTCGTCTGCCGCAGCCATCGCCCCACACCACAAAGACTAGATCAGTCGCGCCTCCACACGTTAAGGGGCCCCGCAGCACCCCTGAGACGCGGGAGAGAGGGAGTCCCCCGCCACCGCCATTGGCCCCGGGCTTAGCCTGACGGCGTCccctggcggcggcggagggaggggaggagggagtgtGCGCCCCCGACAGCTAGGGTTTGGTCGCCGCCCGAGTTGCCCTAGCGGGGAAGACGTGAGGCTGCGGGGTCAAAAAACATCCAAAAGGATCATCCCAAAATGAGTGACTAATAATATGCCAGTATGAATGTGTGTATGGAATATAGCTGCGCTGATAAACCGGTTATTTGATTACTCCTTTTTGAAAAGAAAAAGGGCAAAATGGGAGGAAAAGCATAAAGCAGAGCCAGCACAGGAAACATCAAACTCAAACATGCTCTCTAGAATGTTCAAAAAGGAGATGATAAGTTGATAACCACTAGCACTACAACCATTTCTGGTCCTCATTTCACACGGAATGCGTCCAAACTCTAACCAGTACTGGTATTGGAGTAGATGGCGTGCAGGTGACATGTTCTCAATTGTCTGATGCGACTCTTTTTCTCCTATACAAACCTGCCTACAATTTCATGGGATATGTAATGCATTTTGGCaattcctatttggcgctgcaggcgccggttcctACTGTTTTtgctaaccggcgcctgcagcagcTACTCGCGGGCCGGCCCATCTCGCACCCGTTTTCCTGTTTTTTATACTTTTGGAACGCAAAAACTACGGCGAGTGCAGAGAATCGAACTCAAGACCTCACAGAtagaactacacagcaataacaaccgcTCCAACATGCCAGACGTCATAACTACTTCTTCAAACTTTTTTTATTTCttacttccttttttccttttttccttttttgtttttctctttccttATTCCTGATTTGATGATTTCTTTCAAATTCGTGAATTTTTCTTAAAATGGATGGATTTTTTTTATCAAAATTGATTCTTTTTTTATTCAAGtaaatgaactttttcaaaattcgatgaaaattttcaaattttttgaattatttttgaaaatCCATGAACTATTTtcagttttgatgaactttttaaaatttgatgaaccacttttaaagatggatgaacttttttcaaatttgttgtACTTTTTTCCAAATTGACGAActtcttttttttcaaatttgatgaacttaaaAAAAATAGATGAAccattttcaaatttgatgaacctttttaaaatcgatgaacttttgttttgattcaatgaacttttttcaaacctgatgaactttttctcaaaattgatgaacttatttttaaaatcgatgaacttttttgaaaatcgatgaactcttttccaaATTTTTGAATATTACTAAATTAATGAACTTTTTTAAGGTTGTGAACTTTTTCTCGAGATGATGAACTCTTTTGAATTTCTATGAATCttttttctcaaattcataactgtttttagtatttttatagAATTCTGTTTTGAATTTATATTTTCTTTTTAAAATAATTTACACTGGATATATATAATATGTGTTAACTAGAGGAAGTGTCAAATAGagatttttcttattttcttgtcAACGGAATGAGCTTGACCAGGTGGTAATGAGCGACTGCTCTCAACCCTCGCGCTAGGGGTTCGAACCCCAGTATACACGAATTGCCACATGTAAATAAGCCCCTAATTTTTTTTCTGCAGATTGTTAGCAATGTTTTAATTGGGCCGCGGCCCATTGCCGGTCGCTGTAAGTGATTGGGGCAAaggtgtcctgatctttcgatgagatgatggatatcgctttggtggaagtcgactttgacgatctgactacaaacgtgcacgagttgcgccttagcaatcgctaaaccaactccgagaggttattaaccacgccggagcacgatcaacctgaccacgaaggtctattcatgcaagcaatcgaagaacaagcaagaatatgataaagcaatctgaatattgcgaatatatatgaactactgataaaggtggggatccgtaagcggtcttggtctggtcgttggacacaaacgaagtacacgaagttgcaatggctaacttttaactaaacaaatcccaaagaaaaagctactagctggatctacttatataggagcaagggatggcggccaagtaggtgggaggatgtcccaaggcagcctaaaactaaccctaggtcgtacaacacctttggacttgtagtttgactcggattctgctgcagcgtcagattgtttcgttcaTAACTCACCCCTCCGGACGTATTTTAAGGTGATtcaaattgggttggaaagagcatgaaatctactttccaacagaaaaagaatcacccaattcggagtccggatgaaagagttcttggcgttttgaatcaggtgtgtctgtgcagtccgaatctgagtccagaacgtgagagacttggactctatcttctcttgggccaaaagtgacgtgagagaactttttgaacagcaagtaaacatctctttctcccttatcttcatatgtgtattgtacaaatgtcccatacatctgcaattagacatggcacaaaagtttgtgaagtatttttgtcctggatgacataaataaattattgcatagtttgcattagaaatcacctcacaaatatacatgtatgcaatatatttggtcatatccaaagtagtcatgtcctcatcatccttcccttcttaaaaaaagccgtcctcggtgttgcttaatctgaaatgtggctaacaaaagagacaaggtgtacatgttgtatacgtatatgtcatccatttttactttccttgatatttgcacatatgacacatgtatacatgagtaactttcatggatcataaaatataaaaccaaaatattatgataagtagaaggcatgaaaatgttgcaactcagtttgcacatataagtgaagctcttattcatatcaaaagattgacaatattcatcattaaaccatcccaacattgatgaataaaccttatttgcatcaaatttacatgctacaacatgcttaactaAGCAaatatgcaataagtcattcggcacagaatcatcaccaagattagaggtcatatcaaaatgattaaacattgattcttttgcatcaatagttaatttaatgggtgcactcaaaattgttggtatttcagttgtttgatcacatgacgtattcatgacagtatcaagattctctaaaataggtgttgtGCTCAAATCACCAAGTAGCTGAACACataatgcattcaagttaactagggatgcgttattctcatgtgaagttatatcatcaatacctttattgttaccttgtcgcaaagatgtagctgatgtaggtacggacgttgacaatgcaccatactgttgagatgatgtcgcgctcacaatccgagatggggctgctctagtaggttcaacggtggagtaaccaaccggcggtggtgagcacgaactagaatagtagttgttgtagtcacccaatgcatcctcctgtaactgtctctcaaaggtacaagcacgaacatacataccagtaatgcaacgaggaatatactgaaatcttgcctgaatatcatggttcaaaccaccaaaaaatctattcattgtatcatcctcagattcttctatgtcacaatgatgcatataagatttgaactcttggtagtaagcatgcacagtgttgttgccttgcttaaattgttcaaatttgcgaagcaattcacgacgatagtaaggagggaaaaattgttgtctcattacatctttcaaatgtttccaagttgtgggttggttatcaatatttttcttacaatgcacactccaccaaacagaagcaaa encodes:
- the LOC119332195 gene encoding glycine-rich cell wall structural protein 2-like, encoding MATTKHLAIAVLVLLSIGTSTSARILLGYGPRGGGGGGGSGGGGGAGYGGSGSGSGYGEGGGSGGGISGGGYGHGGGGGGGGGEGGGAGSGYGSGEGSGYGSGAGGYGGGSGGGGGGGQGGGGSGYGHGSGEGSGYGGGASGGGGHGGGGGGGQGGGSGGCSGYGSGSGSGYGGAYGGGGGGGGGGGGQGGGSGYGSGSGSGYGYGSGGGFGNGRH